CCATTTCGATCTGCACGAGCCCGCGGTCGTGGAGCAAGGGGATGGCATCCACGGCGCTGGTCGGTCCCATGTAGGCAAGAAGGGCCCACTGAGCGGCACAGAGCACGAACGCAGCCAACCGGAACGTCCGCATCCCCTACCTCCCTGCCGACGGTTTCGAGACCAGCGTAACCGATCGAACCGTGGAGTTCGGGCAAGGAGGCGAGCCCCCGCGTCGTCGCGGGGGCGGCACGCAGGGCGAGGCTTGGTGCCGGGCCCTACTTCGCGGCGATGCGGGCGTTGGCGGCGTCGACCGTGTTGGAGAGGAGCATCGCGATGGTCATCGGGCCCACGCCGCCGGGGACCGGGGTGATGGCCGCGGCGCGCTGGGCGGCGGCAGCGAACTCCACGTCGCCCACGAGCTTGCCGCTCTCGAGGCGGTTCATGCCCACGTCGATCACGTAGGCGCCCTCGCGGATCCAGGCGCCGCGGACGAGCTCGGGCCTGCCGATGGCGGCGACGACGATGTCGGCGCGGGCGACCTCTTCGGCCAGGTCGCGGGTCCTCGAGTGGCAGACGGTGACGGTGGCGTTGGCCTCCAGCAGGAGGAGCGCCATGGGCTTGCCCACGATGTTGGAGCGGCCGATGACGACGGCGCGCTTGCCGGCGGGGTCGCAGCCGGCCTCCCGGAGGAGGCGCATGATCCCGAAGGGCGTGCAGGCGCGGACGCCGTCCTTTCGGCCGGAGAGGAGCTTGCCCGCGTTGATGAGGTGGAAGCCGTCGACGTCCTTCGCCGGCGCGATCGCGTCGAGCACGGTCTGCTCGTCCACCTGCTTCGGCAGCGGCAGCTGCACGAGGATGCCGTCGATCTTCGGGTCGGCGTTGAGGCGCTCCACGGCGGCGAGGACCTCCGAGGTGGAGGCGTCCTCGGGGAGGTGGTGCTCCTCGGAGACCATCCCCGTCTCGCCGGAGGCCTTGATCTTGCCGCGGACGTAGACCTCGGAGGCGGGGTCGTGCCCGACCCGGACCACGGCGAGGCCCGGCGCCCTGCCGTGCGCGGCCTGGAAGGCGCGGACCTTCTCGGCGACCTCGCCCCGGACCTTCGCGGCGATCGCCTTCCCGTCGATGAGCTCTGCTGCCATTTCGATCTCCTGTGGCCGTCGGCGGCTCGCGTCGGCGCCGACGGGCTGCGAGCGGGCTTCTAACACGTGGCCGCGCCCTCACCCAGGGCCTGTTCGAGCCGTCGCCGCTTCGCTGCGAATCGGCCTCCCGCGCGGGTCCATCCGGCAGCGAACTGCAACACCCGGCAGATCTTTGCAGCTGCACGAAGGGGCGTTCTATTGTCTCCAGGCGTCGGAGATGGAGCGGGTGCCGGGGAGCCTAGATGGGGGTCGCAGTCCACGAGATCCTGACCGAGAGCGTTCAGCATATCCAGCACCGCGCCCCGATCGTCCTCGGGCTGGCTCTCGCCGGCCTCGCCGCGATCGCGGCAGAGTCCTTACTGGCGCGCGGCGCGAAAGAGCGGGCGCGTCGCTGGATCCGGCGCGGGCTCGTCGCCGTCGCGATCGGCGTGGGATTGCTGTTCGCGTGGCGGGTGCTCTGGCTCGCGGACGACGCCTTCATTTCCTTCCGCTACGCGCGAAACCTCGCGCGGGGCAACGGCCTAGTCTTCAACGTGGGCGAGTGGGTGGAGGGCTACACCAACTTCCTGTGGACTGCGCTCCTCGGCGGCGCGGGCTGGCTCGGACTCGACATCCCGTACACCTCCCTCGTCGCGACGCTCCTCTGCTTCGTCGCGACGCTGGTTCTCGTCGGCGCGACGGTGAGGCGTGTCTCGACCCGGCCCGTGGTGATCCCCTTCTCGGCCCTCGCCCTCGCCGGGCTCTCGCCCTTCTTCACCTTCGCGAGCTCGGGCCTGGAGACCATGCCGCTGGCCTTCCTGCTGGCGCTGGCGATGTGGACGAGCACGCTTCGGCGAGGGCCGCTGGCTGCGGGGCTCGTGCTCGTGGCGGCGGCGATGACGCGCCCCGATCAGCTCCTGAGCTACGGCTGCATGGGCCTCGCGCTCGCGGCGGAGGACCTCGTCTTCGGAGAGGGCGGCCTCGTTCGCAGGGCGGACCTGCGCCGGCTCGCGGTCTTCGCGGCTCCGCTGGTCCTCGTCTTCGTCCCGTACTTCCTGATCAGGTGGAAGGTCTACGGGGACCCCTTCCCGAACACCTACTACGCCAAGTCGGGCGGCCTGGCCTACGTGCGGCAGGGCTGGGTCTATCTCGTCCACTTCCTCGCCACGACCGGCGCGTGGCTCTGGTTTCCGCTCTTCCTGTTCTCGATCGTGGGGCGACCCCGCGGGCGGGACGAGTGGCGGCTTCGGGTCTTCGCCTTCCTCGCCTCGGCCGTTCATGGCGCCTACGTGGTCCGCGTGGGCGGCGATTTCATGGAGCACCGCTTCTTCGTGCCGCTGCTCCCGGTGATCGCGGTCGGCCTGGAGCTCGGCATCAGGCGGTGGCTGTCGGCCACAGGGAGGGCCTGGCCGAAGCGCGTCCTTCTCGCGGGCGCCTCGCTCGCGATCGCCTTCGCGCTGGTCCCGGTGCGTCTCATCGGGCCCTACGAGAAGCGCTGGTACCTCGCCGCGGAGCAAACCTTCTACCCGGTGAAGACGCTCTTTCCGCTGCGAGTAGGATCCGGATACATGGACGAGGGCAAGAGGCTCCACCGGATCTTCGTGGAGCGCGGGCTGGATCCTCGTATCGCAGCCGACGCCATCGGGCTCCTCAGCTACTACTCGGACCTCCCGATCGTGGATGCGCTCGGGCTCACCAGCCGCCGGATCGCGCACAAGCCGATCGTGGGGCGTGGCAGGCCGGGACACGAGAAGGGCGGGGCGGTGGAGGACCTGCTCGCCGAGGGCGCGATCCTGGCGTTCTGGCCGCCGTGGGGCGAGCAGTGGAGCGCCCAGACCGAGGTGCGCATCGATGGTGAGAGGCTCCACTTCGTTCGCCTGGATCCGAAGTGGGCCGCCGCGCTGGCGAAGATCCCGGGCGCCACGATCCCCAACCCCGCCTTCCAGATCGCGACGCTGGTGAGGACGGCCCCCCGCGGCAAGCTGATCGCGGCGCTTTCGTTCTACCGGGGGTTTCTGGCGGGCCGCGGCGATCTCGAAGCGCTGATCGCACCGCTGCGCGAGCGCCTTGGCGAGATCGCCGACTTCGAGGACGGCAAGCTGCCCGTCGGCGCGATCCTCACCGGCGACGTGCTCGAGGTGAAGGCGGGCGCTCCTCCCGCCGGCGCCACGGGGCGGGGATGGCTCGCGTCGCGGGCCGGAGAAAAGACCGGCGGGCGTCTGGAGATCCCCATCGCGGCCATCGAAGCGGACGAGATCCGCTTCGCTCTCGGCGGACCATCGACGAGCGACGCCGACGGGTCACGCGGGACGGCGGACGACCTGCGCTACGTGGAGCTCCGGGTGGACGGAGCGGGTGTGCGCCGGGCGAGGCCCTCAGGCGGCGCCGGACTGAAGCCGGTGTCGTGGGACGTCTCGGAGTTTCGCGGGAGGCCCGCGACGCTGATCGTGGTCGACGAAGATCCGCGGGCGGAGATGGGCATCCTGGTGGACGGGATCCACTTCGTGCCGAAAATGGGAGACATCCGCGGCAGGGTGAGCGCGTGGCGTCGAGGCGGGCAGGGGGATCCGGCCGCGCTCCTGCGGGAGGCGGAGGACGCCCTGCCCGCGGGCGATCGCGACGTGCAGGCGCTCTCCTTGGCCGTCCTGGTCCGCTGGCCTCTGGACGAGCTCCCGGAAGGCGCCGTCGTGGAGGGCGAGGCCTTCGCGAAAGGTCCGCTGCCGGGGAAAGCCCGATGGCAGACCGAGATCGTTGGGCAACAGGGCGCCAGGCTGCTCAATAGCTTCTTCCCGGACGACTCGGCGACGGGGCGGGTGCTCTTCCCGGAGATGATCCTCTCGGGAGGGCCGATCTCGCTGCTGGTCGGAGGAGGCGACGATTGCAAGGCCACCTACGTGGGCCTCGAGGTCGAGGGGAAGGTGGTGTCGCGGGTCTGCGGAAAGGGGGACGAGGTCCTGCGCCCCGCCGTCCTCGAGACGAAGCGATGGGTGGGGAAGCGCGGGCGGCTCGTGGTGGCCGACGAGTCCACCGTCGGCTGGGGGCACATCCTGGTGGACGACGTGATCGTTTTCCGATCCGGCCCGGTCACCAACGCTCGTGCAACGGAGCCCTTCTCCGACGAGCTCCGTTGACGTCCCTCAGGGGGCGCTGGCTACCTCGGCGACGGATAGCGAAGGCGATTCCGCGGTCGACGGGACGGGGCGCAGGAGCGCGCGCAACGCCACGACGTACAGGACGAGCGCAGGGAGCGCCTTCGCCGCAGGGACGGCGATCTGCTGGAAGAGGGTCCAGCCCCCGGTGGGATCGCCGCCAGGGCGGTCCCAGAGAGCGAACGGTGTGGGAAGCGCCATCACGATGAGTGAGGCGACGATGGTCCACGCGACGCGGGGCTCGCCGAGGTGGTGACGGAGGAGGAGGATCCCCATGGGCAGGACCATGGAGTAGTGGTGCTCCCACACGTGCTTGTACGAGACCTGGTGGGCGAGCATGAGGAGCGCGATCGACGCGAGCACGGGGGGATCGCGGCGCCTGGCGACGGCGAGGGCAGCGCCGCCCAGCGCGAGGAGTGAGACGGCCCGATACACGATCGGCCAGACGCCATCCCGGAGGGCGAAGCCTTTGACCGCCGCCAGGTGGAAGACGTACGAGAGACCGTAGTGGCCGGCGTTGACGTGCAGGCGCTCCGCGGGTGCGAGGTTCGCGTCGCTGAAGGTGGACCAGGCGTCCGGGAGGTAGAGGAAGCCGGGGAGGTTCGCGAGGACGAGCGCAGCCAGCACGAGCGCCGCCAGCGGAAGGACGCGCTTTCGCCACAACAGGGGCAGGAGCACGAGCGGGTAGATCTTCACGCCGACGCCGGCGATCCAGGGCACCAGCGAGCGCTTCGGTCGCCCGGAGGCGAGGAGGGCGCCTGCGATGAAGACGAGAGCGCCGGTGACGAAGCTGAACTGACCCATCCAGAGCTCGAGCCAGTGCGGTGTGTAGAGGAGCCAGAGCGAGCAGAGCCAGGCGCCAACGCTGCCGGGGAAGAGGCGCAGCGTGACGACGAGGCAGACGGCGAGGAGCCCCTCGATGATCGCGAGCCAGACGAGGTAGGCGCTCCAGGGCGGCAAGAGCCTGGCGAGCCTCCCCGCGGTCTGCGCCAGGATCGGCAGGTAGCGGTAGACGTAGTAGGGCGGCGTGATCCGGTCGTTGCCGCCGCCGTAGATCTTGCCATCGCGCTCGAGGGCGACCGCTGCGTGGTAGAGCGCGAAGAAGTCGGCGCCGGGGCCCACGCGGTGGACGACGTCGTTGAAGAGCTTCATCGGCGTCGGGTGCCCCGCCGGCTTGTCCCGCTGCCTCTCGATCGCGACGCGGGCGATGCCGAAGACGACCGCGAGGTGGATCACCAGGGCCGCGGCGAGGAACCACCGCCCCATTCGCTGCGAACGACTGTCGCCCAACGCTACCCCCCTGCGGCCCGTCGCGAGGAGCGGGGCCGGCTACGAGCCTATTCCGACGGCGTGGCTCGCGAGGGCCCCCGAACCGGGCGTCGAATCAGGCCTGGAACATCTCAGTGTATCTTTTTTGCATCTCCTCGGGAGACACCTCTTCGATCGCGTGGCCGATGAGCCACTCGTGGCCGAAGGGATCCCGCACGGTGCCCGAGCGCTCGCCGTAGAAGTGATCCGCCGGCGGACGAACGAGCTCAGCCCCGGCGTCGCAGGCCCGGCGGAGCAGCTCGTCGGCGTCGTCGACGTGAAGGTGGATGGAGAGCGAGGTCCCTCCCAGGCTCTCGGGACCGAGGATGCCGTACTCCGGAAACTCCTCGGAGACCATGAGCGTCGCCCCGGCGACGAGGAGCTCGCAGTGGCCGATGCGCCCGCTCGGCTCGACCAGCCGGAGCTTCTCGGTGGCGCCGAACACGTCCCGGTAGAACTCGATCGCCTTCGCTGCGTTCCGAACCCGCAGGTAGGGGTACATCTCGTGGATCGCCATGGACTCTCTTCTCCGTCGTCAGGGTGTGCGGACAAATTGCCCGGGAGCGACTGGCGGGTCTTGAACCGAATTGACCTCTGGAACGTGGTTGGGGCTCGCCGGTGAGAGCGCCCCGTAGCGGCCGGGGGTGATCCCCGCGAGCTCGACGAAGTCCCGCGTGAGGTGCGGCTGGTCGGCGTAGCCCGCTTCGACCGCGAGCTCCGCGAGAGAGGGCCTCGGGCGAGTGAAGAGGGAGTCGACGGCCCGCTGGAAGCGCGCGACCCGGCCATAGCGCTTCGGCGTGAGGCCCACCGTCCGGCGGAAAGTCTCGAGGAAGTGCCGGTGGCTGAAGCCGCTCTCCTCGATCGCCGCGCTCACGGGATCGCCCCGCTCCAGGCGCTCGACGGCGCGCGCGATCGCCTGGCTCGGGGCGCCGGGCCGCCTCGAGAGGAGCAGCTCCTCCAGCAGCTCGAGGCGCCTCTCGGCGTCCATCTCCTCCGCGAGCCTCTCGTGGAAAAAGCGCGCCTCGAGCCCCCAGAGATCCTCGAGGGAGGTGTGCCGGCCGGAGAGCTCGTCGGCCGGAACGCCGAGAACGGCCGGCGCTGCGCCGGGGTGGAACACGATCCCGACCGAGGCGACGGGCTCGGAGACGTCGCGCAGATAAGGGGCGGTGCGGGCGCCGCCGATGACCGCGTGCCCGATCGTCTGCCCCTCGCGATCTCCGGGATGCCGGAACACCCGGAGCGGCGGCCCGGAGAGGCGGACGGCGAGGTGCATGGAGCCGGTTGGCAGCACCCGCTCTCGACCGGCGTGCGCCGGTACACCCGGCTCCGTCGTCCAGAGCGTGCGGATCAGACCGCGGAGGGCCGGGTGGCGAGGGCTACGGGTCGGCACAATCCCCTCTCCTCTGCGGGTCTATCGAGTCCCCTGTGGCCGATCAACCGCCCATGAAGCGGCGGAGCCAGAAGCCCGCGCCCGTCAGGCCGGCCGCGATGGCCCAGGCCACGGGGCTGCGAAGGGCGAAGGTCGGAACCGAGGCGGCGAGGCCGTATAGCACCCAGGCCGGGTTTCGCGAGCGCGTGCCGGCGAGGAAGAACACGAAGCCGACCATCGACAGGATCGCGACGAGGGCGAGCTCTAGGGGGCTGTCGAGGAAGGAGAGATCCAGGGGGTCTCCGAGAGGGGGACTCGGGTGAGTCCCCCTTGGGGTCACGGCGCCCGGAGCACCAGGCGCACGGGCTCGCCTCCCGCGCGGACGCCGTCGACGCGGGCGGTCGGAGCGTCGGGGTCGCGGTTCATCGCGTTGCCGTCGCGGCTGATCCGGGCCTCGAGGAAGACCGAGTCAGGGATGGGCTGGCCCATCATCGCGTCGGCGGCACCGATGGCGATCTCGATCGGGAAGGCGGCGGCGGGGAGACGCTTGGCCGCGATGGGGGGACCGCTCGAGACGCCGGCGCTGCGGGCGTAGACGAAGAGGGTGGAGCCGGGAGCGACCTTGTCGACGATGGACGGGTCGAGCTCGATCCGCACGTGGACGTCCCCGGCCTTGGCCGCCAGGCCGCCGCCCTGCTGGGGCTCGGCGTTCCCGAGGAGACGGGTGCCGGCGGGGTGGCCGGCAGGGAGGGTCTCGGCCTGACCCCCAGCCAAGCCTACAGCCTGGCTGTCGGCCT
The Vulgatibacter incomptus DNA segment above includes these coding regions:
- the folD gene encoding bifunctional methylenetetrahydrofolate dehydrogenase/methenyltetrahydrofolate cyclohydrolase FolD, which codes for MAAELIDGKAIAAKVRGEVAEKVRAFQAAHGRAPGLAVVRVGHDPASEVYVRGKIKASGETGMVSEEHHLPEDASTSEVLAAVERLNADPKIDGILVQLPLPKQVDEQTVLDAIAPAKDVDGFHLINAGKLLSGRKDGVRACTPFGIMRLLREAGCDPAGKRAVVIGRSNIVGKPMALLLLEANATVTVCHSRTRDLAEEVARADIVVAAIGRPELVRGAWIREGAYVIDVGMNRLESGKLVGDVEFAAAAQRAAAITPVPGGVGPMTIAMLLSNTVDAANARIAAK
- a CDS encoding glycosyltransferase family 87 protein → MGRWFLAAALVIHLAVVFGIARVAIERQRDKPAGHPTPMKLFNDVVHRVGPGADFFALYHAAVALERDGKIYGGGNDRITPPYYVYRYLPILAQTAGRLARLLPPWSAYLVWLAIIEGLLAVCLVVTLRLFPGSVGAWLCSLWLLYTPHWLELWMGQFSFVTGALVFIAGALLASGRPKRSLVPWIAGVGVKIYPLVLLPLLWRKRVLPLAALVLAALVLANLPGFLYLPDAWSTFSDANLAPAERLHVNAGHYGLSYVFHLAAVKGFALRDGVWPIVYRAVSLLALGGAALAVARRRDPPVLASIALLMLAHQVSYKHVWEHHYSMVLPMGILLLRHHLGEPRVAWTIVASLIVMALPTPFALWDRPGGDPTGGWTLFQQIAVPAAKALPALVLYVVALRALLRPVPSTAESPSLSVAEVASAP
- a CDS encoding VOC family protein encodes the protein MAIHEMYPYLRVRNAAKAIEFYRDVFGATEKLRLVEPSGRIGHCELLVAGATLMVSEEFPEYGILGPESLGGTSLSIHLHVDDADELLRRACDAGAELVRPPADHFYGERSGTVRDPFGHEWLIGHAIEEVSPEEMQKRYTEMFQA
- a CDS encoding helix-turn-helix domain-containing protein, with translation MPTRSPRHPALRGLIRTLWTTEPGVPAHAGRERVLPTGSMHLAVRLSGPPLRVFRHPGDREGQTIGHAVIGGARTAPYLRDVSEPVASVGIVFHPGAAPAVLGVPADELSGRHTSLEDLWGLEARFFHERLAEEMDAERRLELLEELLLSRRPGAPSQAIARAVERLERGDPVSAAIEESGFSHRHFLETFRRTVGLTPKRYGRVARFQRAVDSLFTRPRPSLAELAVEAGYADQPHLTRDFVELAGITPGRYGALSPASPNHVPEVNSVQDPPVAPGQFVRTP